The following are encoded together in the Vigna angularis cultivar LongXiaoDou No.4 chromosome 9, ASM1680809v1, whole genome shotgun sequence genome:
- the LOC108347520 gene encoding FRIGIDA-like protein 3, translated as MEDSDSVATLIDSTTSKIQQLQKAFAELESYRAVTLNLKWKDLEEHFHGLEKSLKRRFDELEDQEKQFENKTRKAREILEQRQAAVYAKEQATLQGLQEKRDAAVFDIMNAREKHRKVSSSEFPIVSNKGNGALCVEVKPVDVVSFAAKGKVGEVELSPEIENVELSYPDLVKLCKEMDAAGLHKFISDNRKNLAAVREEIPHALRAAPNAACLVLDSLEGFYCTEVSNQDVKKDANLLGLRRTCIMLMECLCDFLRNSYCVSNVISEDIKDRAKTVAEEWKPRLDTLDMDASNGNSLEAHAFLQLLASFGIASGFNEEELSRLIPMVSRRRQTADLCRYLGLSEKMPGVIEVLVNSGRQIDAVNLAFAFDLTEQFSPIPLLKSYLKDARKTSSPVKNVNSSPTAQIDVNERELIALKAVIKCIEDHKLYEQYPLEPLQKRVIQLEKAKADKKRVTEATKPQPKRPRANSAGYGPRVTNFPSDKTSYARVADRYPPQYVYDRSYMYPGPTDNHCPPLMASATYNISPNPANYFGNAYQYQATYLH; from the exons ATGGAAGACTCGGATTCAGTTGCTACGCTGATAGATTCTACAACTTCCAAGATACAACAGCTGCAAAAGGCGTTTGCTGAACTTGAAAGTTACCGTGCTGTTACTCTGAACCTGAAATGGAAAGACCTAGAGGAACATTTTCATGGTCTTGAGAAATCCTTGAAGAGGCGATTTGATGAATTGGAAGACCAGGAAAAACAGTTTGAGAACAAAACGAGGAAGGCTCGGGAAATACTGGAACAGCGGCAAGCAGCTGTTTATGCCAAGGAGCAAGCCACGTTGCAGGGGCTTCAGGAGAAACGGGACGCTGCTGTATTTGATATTATGAATGCTCGAGAAAAGCACAGGAAGGTTTCGTCAAGTGAATTTCCTATTGTCTCAAATAAGGGTAATGGGGCATTGTGTGTGGAGGTGAAACCAGTAGATGTCGTGTCCTTTGCGGCTAAAGGTAAAGTGGGAGAGGTGGAACTTTCTCCTGAAATTGAAAATGTGGAGTTGTCTTATCCAGACTTGGTAAAACTATGTAAAGAGATGGATGCTGCGGGACTTCACAAATTCATATCTGATAATCGTAAGAACCTTGCTGCTGTAAGGGAGGAAATACCACATGCATTAAGAGCTGCTCCTAACGCTGCCTGTTTAGTTTTAGATTCTCTGGAAGGATTTTACTGTACAGAAGTGTCAAATCAGGATGTAAAGAAGGATGCTAACTTATTGGGTCTTCGACGAACATGTATCATGCTGATGGAATGTCTGTGTGATTTCCTGAGAAACTCATATTGTGTTTCTAATGTAATTTCAGAAGATATCAAAGACAGGGCAAAGACAGTTGCTGAGGAATGGAAACCCAGATTGGATACTCTTGACATGGATGCTAGCAATGGGAATTCCTTGGAAGCTCATGCATTTTTGCAACTTCTAGCAAGTTTTGGTATTGCATCTGGTTTTAATGAGGAAGAGTTATCCAGGCTAATTCCAATGGTATCTCGACGTCGCCAAACTGCTGATTTGTGCCGTTACCTTGGGTTGTCAGAGAAGATGCCTG GTGTCATTGAAGTTTTGGTGAATAGTGGGCGGCAAATTGATGCTGTTAACTTGGCTTTTGCATTTGATCTTACAGAACAATTTTCACCCATTCCTTTACTGAAGTCTTACTTGAAGGATGCTAGGAAAACTTCTTCTCCCGTCAAAAATGTTAACTCATCTCCGACAGCACAG ATTGATGTTAACGAGCGAGAGCTGATTGCACTTAAGGCTGTAATTAAGTGCATTGAAGATCATAAACTGTATGAGCAGTATCCTCTGGAACCTCTCCAGAAACGAGTGATCCAACTGGAGAAGGCGAAGGCTGACAAGAAAAGGGTAACTGAAGCAACAAAGCCTCAACCGAAGAGACCCCGTGCTAACAGTGCTGGATATGGTCCACGTGTCACTAACTTTCCATCTGACAAAACTTCATATGCTAGAGTTGCTGACAGGTATCCTCCTCAATATGTGTATGACCGATCTTACATGTACCCTGGACCAACTGACAATCACTGCCCCCCTCTCATGGCTTCTGCAACTTATAACATCTCTCCTAATCCTGCCAACTACTTTGGGAATGCTTATCAGTACCAAGCCACATATCTCCACTAG
- the LOC108347536 gene encoding FRIGIDA-like protein 3, with protein sequence MEDSDSVATLMDSTTSKIQQLQKAFAELENYRAVTLNMKWKELEEHFHGLEKSLKRRFHELEDQEKEFENKTMKARQLLEKREAAVFAKEQASFQRIQEKRDAAVFAIVNAREKHRKISSLELATVSNGGKGGIVVVEEKPVDNVSTAAEGYVEDVKLPENGNVELVSYPELVKLCKEMDAAGIHKFISDNRKNLAAVRDEIPNALRAAPNAARLVLDSLEGFYCTEVSNQDVKKDANLLGLRRTCIMLMECLCDFLSNSDCVSNVISEDIKDRAKAVSEEWKPRLDALDMDASNGNSLEAHAFLQLVASFGIASGFDEEELSRLIPMVSRRRQTADLCRFLGLSEKMSGVIEVLVNSGRQIDAVNLAFAFDLTEQFSPVTLLKSYLKDARKASSPVKSLNSSPTAQIEVNERELVALKAVIKCIEEHKLDEQYPLDPLQKRLIQLEKAKADKKRETEATKPQPKRPRANGAGYGPRVTNIPCDKTSYARVADRYPQYVYDRPPYMYPAPTDNHCPPLMSTATYNMSPSLGNYFGNGYQYQATYLH encoded by the exons ATGGAAGACTCGGATTCAGTTGCTACACTGATGGATTCTACAACTTCTAAGATACAACAGCTGCAGAAGGCATTTGCTGAACTTGAAAATTATCGGGCTGTTACACTTAACATGAAATGGAAAGAACTAGAGGAACATTTTCATGGTCTTGAGAAATCCTTGAAGAGGCGCTTTCATGAATTGGAAGACCAGGAGAAAGAGTTTGAAAACAAGACAATGAAAGCTCGCCAGCTGTTGGAGAAGCGGGAAGCCGCTGTTTTTGCCAAGGAGCAAGCTTCGTTCCAGAGGATTCAAGAGAAAAGAGACGCTGCTGTATTTGCCATTGTAAATGCTCGAGAAAAGCACAGGAAGATTTCATCACTCGAATTGGCTACTGTCTCAAATGGTGGTAAAGGAGGGATAGTAGTTGTAGAGGAGAAACCTGTGGATAACGTGTCCACTGCAGCTGAAGGTTATGTGGAAGATGTAAAACTTCCTGAAAATGGAAATGTGGAGTTGGTATCTTATCCAGAGTTGGTGAAATTATGCAAGGAGATGGATGCTGCTGGAATTCATAAATTCATATCTGATAACCGTAAGAACCTGGCTGCTGTAAGGGATGAAATACCAAATGCATTAAGAGCTGCTCCTAATGCTGCTCGTTTAGTTTTAGATTCTCTGGAAGGATTTTACTGTACAGAAGTGTCAAATCAGGATGTAAAGAAGGATGCTAACTTATTGGGTCTTCGCCGAACTTGTATCATGCTGATGGAATGTCTCTGTGATTTCTTGAGCAACTCAGATTGTGTTTCTAATGTAATTTCAGAAGATATCAAGGACAGGGCAAAGGCAGTTTCTGAAGAGTGGAAACCCAGATTGGATGCTCTTGACATGGATGCTAGCAATGGGAATTCTCTGGAGGCTCATGCATTTTTACAACTTGTAGCTAGTTTTGGTATTGCCTCTGGTTTTGATGAGGAGGAGTTATCCAGATTGATTCCAATGGTATCTCGACGCCGTCAAACTGCTGATTTATGTCGTTTCCTTGGGCTGTCAGAAAAGATGTCTG GTGTAATTGAGGTTTTGGTGAACAGTGGGCGGCAAATTGATGCTGTTAACTTGGCTTTTGCATTTGATCTTACTGAACAGTTTTCTCCCGTTACTTTACTCAAGTCTTACTTGAAAGATGCAAGAAAAGCTTCTTCTCCTGTTAAAAGTCTTAACTCATCTCCCACTGCACAG ATTGAGGTTAATGAACGGGAGCTGGTTGCTCTTAAGGCTGTAATAAAGTGCATTGAAGAACATAAACTTGATGAGCAGTATCCTCTGGATCCTCTGCAGAAACGATTAATACAGTTAGAGAAGGCGAAAGCTGACAAGAAGAGAGAAACTGAAGCAACGAAACCTCAACCCAAGAGACCTCGCGCAAATGGTGCTGGATATGGTCCACGCGTCACTAACATCCCCTGTGATAAAACTTCGTATGCTAGAGTTGCTGACAGGTATCCACAGTATGTATACGACCGACCACCGTACATGTACCCTGCACCAACGGATAATCATTGCCCCCCTCTCATGAGCACTGCAACGTATAACATGTCTCCCAGCCTTGGCAACTACTTTGGAAATGGGTATCAGTACCAAGCCACTTATCTCCACTAG
- the LOC108347270 gene encoding feruloyl CoA ortho-hydroxylase F6H1-3, protein MAAAMSSSDLSEFVMVKGNGVKGVSEMGLKSIPREYIQPLEERTVKVVHGESIPIIDMSNGDDGEVQDAICDAAEKWGFFQIINHGVPLHVLENVKDATHRFYEMPPQEKVKFTKQNSVSNHVRYGSSFSPEAEKALEWKDYLSLFYVSEDEAQSTWPPACRDEALEYMKRSEILIKKLLNVLVKKLNVNKIDETNEALFMGSKRINLNYYPICPNHDLTVAIGRHSDVSTLTILLQDDTGGLHVRSPNHRDWIHVPPISGALVINIGDALQVMSNGRYKSIEHRVSANGSKTRVSVPIFVNPRPSDVIGPLPQVLASGEKALYKNVLYSDYVKHFFRKSHDGKMTIEYAKIC, encoded by the exons ATGGCAGCAGCAATGTCGTCATCAGATCTGAGTGAATTCGTGATGGTTAAGGGAAATGGTGTAAAGGGTGTCTCTGAGATGGGTCTGAAGAGTATTCCGAGAGAGTACATTCAGCCATTGGAAGAGAGAACGGTGAAGGTTGTGCATGGAGAGTCCATTCCCATCATTGACATGTCGAATGGGGACGATGGTGAAGTGCAAGATGCGATCTGTGATGCTGCTGAGAAATGGGGTTTCTTCCAAATCATCAATCATGGAGTGCCTCTGCATGTGTTGGAGAATGTGAAGGATGCAACTCATAGGTTCTATGAGATGCCACCTCAAGAGAAGGTTAAGTTCACCAAACAGAATTCGGTTTCCAACCATGTCAGGTATGGCTCTAGCTTTAGCCCTGAAGCTGAGAAAGCTCTCGAATGGAAGGATTATCTCAGTTTGTTCTATGTTTCTGAGGATGAAGCTCAATCAACATGGCCACCTGCTTGCAG GGATGAAGCACTAGAATACATGAAGAGATCAGAAATCTtgataaaaaaacttttaaatgtGTTAGTGAAGAAGTTAAACGTGAATAAAATTGACGAGACCAACGAAGCATTATTTATGGGTTCAAAGAGGATCAATCTGAATTATTATCCTATTTGCCCTAACCATGACCTAACGGTAGCAATAGGGCGACATTCAGATGTCTCAACCCTTACTATTCTCCTTCAAGACGACACCGGCGGCCTCCATGTCCGGTCACCGAACCACCGTGACTGGATTCACGTGCCACCGATCTCCGGTGCTCTAGTGATCAATATAGGCGATGCACTCCAAGTGATGAGCAATGGACGATACAAGAGTATTGAGCATCGTGTGTCAGCCAATGGAAGTAAAACTAGGGTTTCCGTTCCTATTTTTGTGAACCCTAGACCTTCAGATGTGATTGGCCCTTTGCCCCAAGTTCTTGCTAGTGGAGAGAAAGCCTTGTATAAAAATGTGTTGTATTCGGATTATGTGAAGCATTTCTTCAGAAAATCTCATGACGGGAAGATGACAATTGAATATGCCAAGATATGTTGA